A single Pedobacter sp. PACM 27299 DNA region contains:
- a CDS encoding SDR family NAD(P)-dependent oxidoreductase gives MDHILKDSVVFITGADGGIGKAFIAELLTREVKKIYAAGINTAALEELSLVNPELIFPMKLDVTDTLEIKGCVEKCGDTTILINNAGVELKASFLEDKSAAKALFEMKVNYIGPVDLCHQFLKVLKANPNPAIVNILSIGSLILIKNISTYCASKSALHLFTQAVRQELKEEIKVFGVYAGYVDTSMVSDVVIEKISPAALVGNICNDIALNKLDIFPDEMSRKYAGSNKLRIDFMQD, from the coding sequence ATGGATCATATTTTAAAAGACAGTGTAGTTTTTATTACAGGGGCAGACGGAGGAATTGGGAAGGCATTTATTGCGGAGCTTTTAACCCGGGAGGTTAAGAAAATTTATGCTGCAGGGATCAATACTGCGGCTCTTGAAGAGTTAAGTCTGGTTAATCCGGAATTGATTTTTCCTATGAAATTAGACGTGACCGACACTTTGGAGATCAAAGGATGTGTAGAAAAATGTGGAGATACCACCATCCTGATCAATAATGCAGGCGTGGAGCTAAAAGCGAGTTTCCTAGAGGATAAATCAGCTGCTAAAGCACTATTTGAAATGAAGGTCAACTATATTGGACCTGTAGATTTATGCCATCAATTTCTTAAGGTACTAAAAGCAAACCCGAATCCAGCAATCGTCAATATTCTTTCTATAGGCAGTTTGATTTTAATTAAAAACATCAGTACTTATTGTGCTTCGAAATCTGCGTTGCATCTGTTTACACAGGCAGTCAGACAAGAGTTAAAGGAGGAGATTAAGGTATTTGGTGTGTATGCCGGCTATGTAGATACTTCTATGGTTTCGGATGTGGTGATTGAGAAAATATCACCAGCGGCATTAGTTGGAAATATTTGTAATGATATCGCATTAAATAAACTGGACATATTTCCTGATGAGATGTCCAGGAAATATGCGGGTAGTAATAAATTGAGGATAGATTTTATGCAGGATTAA
- a CDS encoding DinB family protein: MDPLVKELKKLLAGGGAHVGLREATANIPFAALGEKPHDLPYSIWQLLEHIRIAQWDMLEFSKDAHHKSPEWPDGYWPKEAAPPDEKSWDKTLMQYEGDLKSFIELIQTRDLYEPIPHGTGQTLLRETLQIADHTAYHVAEIVVIRRLLGIWK, from the coding sequence ATGGACCCATTGGTAAAAGAACTCAAAAAATTATTAGCAGGTGGAGGAGCGCATGTGGGATTAAGAGAGGCTACGGCAAATATCCCCTTTGCAGCCCTTGGTGAAAAACCGCATGATTTACCTTATAGTATCTGGCAATTGCTGGAACATATCAGAATTGCGCAATGGGACATGCTGGAGTTCAGCAAAGACGCTCATCATAAATCACCAGAATGGCCTGATGGATATTGGCCAAAAGAAGCCGCTCCGCCAGATGAAAAGAGTTGGGACAAAACGCTGATGCAATATGAAGGCGATTTGAAATCATTTATTGAACTGATCCAGACGAGAGATTTGTATGAGCCGATTCCTCATGGTACAGGACAAACCCTGCTGCGGGAAACGCTTCAAATTGCGGATCATACCGCCTACCATGTTGCTGAAATTGTGGTCATCCGGCGTTTGCTAGGGATATGGAAATAA
- a CDS encoding sulfurtransferase, with protein sequence MKLPSIIQPEQLLTSGKKDFLLFDVSAGSKPRYDEQHLKDAFYLDLNTDLADIKDFAIGGRHPLPTFEHFAQLLGKYGLTKDTHVIVYDDKNGSNAAARFWWMLKSIGHEKVQVLNGGYTAAIKAGFPVTAEVPLANPVSPYQISAWQLPLAEIEEVEAATQLEHHAIIDVRDANRFAGLTEPIDLIAGHIPNATNIPFTENLDAHGAFLSPEILKEKYSKALADYNIENVIIHCGSGVTACHTLLAIDYAGLPIPKLYVGSWSEWSRNHKKMILT encoded by the coding sequence ATGAAATTACCATCGATTATACAACCTGAACAATTGCTGACCTCAGGCAAAAAAGATTTCCTTCTTTTTGATGTAAGTGCAGGATCGAAACCCAGATATGATGAGCAGCATTTGAAGGATGCCTTTTATCTGGATTTAAATACGGATCTGGCCGATATTAAAGATTTCGCCATTGGTGGTCGGCATCCACTTCCAACTTTTGAGCATTTTGCCCAGTTGTTAGGAAAATATGGGCTCACAAAAGATACGCATGTAATTGTTTATGACGATAAAAACGGATCCAATGCTGCCGCAAGATTCTGGTGGATGCTAAAGTCAATCGGTCATGAAAAGGTTCAGGTTTTAAACGGAGGTTATACTGCGGCAATAAAAGCAGGTTTTCCAGTGACTGCTGAAGTTCCATTAGCAAATCCAGTTTCCCCATATCAAATCAGCGCTTGGCAATTGCCATTAGCCGAAATAGAAGAAGTCGAGGCTGCGACCCAGCTGGAACACCATGCAATTATTGATGTCCGTGATGCAAATCGCTTTGCTGGTTTAACCGAGCCTATAGATTTAATTGCCGGACATATCCCCAACGCGACAAATATTCCTTTCACCGAGAACTTAGATGCTCATGGTGCTTTTTTAAGTCCTGAAATTCTAAAGGAAAAGTACTCCAAAGCGCTGGCAGATTATAATATTGAAAATGTAATCATACATTGTGGTTCTGGTGTCACCGCTTGCCATACGCTTTTAGCAATAGACTATGCAGGTTTACCCATCCCAAAATTGTATGTAGGCAGTTGGAGCGAATGGAGTAGAAACCATAAGAAAATGATTTTAACTTAA
- a CDS encoding HAD family hydrolase — MEIKNIIFDFGEVLLDWNPKYLYEQHFADQSEMNYFLENVCNHDWNREQDRGRPFAEAVKVLQEQFPAYAEKIALYDECWGTMLRAEIPGTVEILRALSKTHRIFGLTNWSAEKINIAYDNYEFFKYFEGIIVSGEEKLIKPDQEIYKLLLGRFGIKAEESLFIDDNPANVAAAKELGIHAIHFVSAPALKEELKHYHVML; from the coding sequence ATGGAAATTAAAAATATAATATTCGATTTTGGAGAAGTCTTGCTGGACTGGAATCCTAAATATTTATATGAGCAGCATTTTGCTGATCAAAGTGAAATGAATTATTTTCTTGAAAATGTATGCAATCATGATTGGAATCGGGAGCAGGATCGGGGCAGGCCTTTTGCAGAGGCGGTGAAAGTACTTCAGGAGCAATTCCCAGCTTACGCGGAGAAAATTGCCTTGTATGATGAGTGCTGGGGCACCATGCTGCGCGCTGAAATCCCTGGCACGGTAGAGATATTGCGAGCGCTCAGTAAAACGCATCGTATTTTTGGCCTGACAAACTGGTCTGCGGAAAAGATTAACATCGCTTATGACAACTATGAGTTTTTTAAGTATTTCGAGGGTATTATTGTTTCGGGTGAGGAAAAATTAATCAAGCCAGATCAGGAAATCTATAAGCTGCTTTTGGGAAGGTTCGGTATTAAAGCGGAAGAGTCTTTGTTTATAGATGACAATCCTGCGAATGTTGCAGCAGCAAAGGAATTGGGGATTCATGCGATACATTTTGTAAGTGCTCCAGCTTTAAAAGAGGAGCTGAAACACTATCATGTAATGCTTTAA
- a CDS encoding 3-keto-disaccharide hydrolase, with translation MKKIKAFLSATALTAMMISACSSTKLKDNELSREEQAQGYELLFDGKTLDDWHVYNQGKISSSWVAQDGELKCLPGTDARHGDLVTDQEFENYEFQFDWKISKEGNSGVFINVVEREDISTAWSSGPEYQLLDKEHQDYVKEMKRPGCLYNFSPQLNPAEPKSSDEWNHSVIKQQDGKIEFMLNGIVTAKQDFTTADWKAAVANSSFKHFPEFGKQIKGRIALQDWNKGVAFKNLKIRKLEKTAAL, from the coding sequence ATGAAAAAAATCAAGGCATTCCTCAGTGCGACAGCACTGACCGCGATGATGATTTCCGCCTGCAGCTCAACAAAACTGAAGGACAATGAACTCTCCAGAGAGGAGCAGGCACAAGGATATGAATTGCTCTTCGACGGCAAAACTTTAGATGACTGGCATGTTTACAATCAAGGAAAAATTTCCTCCTCATGGGTCGCACAGGATGGAGAATTAAAGTGCCTGCCAGGTACAGACGCCAGACACGGAGATCTCGTAACAGATCAGGAGTTTGAAAATTATGAATTCCAATTCGACTGGAAAATCTCCAAAGAAGGAAACAGTGGTGTATTCATTAATGTAGTCGAACGGGAAGACATCTCCACGGCCTGGTCTTCAGGACCAGAATATCAGCTCCTCGATAAAGAGCACCAGGATTATGTTAAGGAAATGAAACGTCCAGGCTGTCTCTACAATTTCTCTCCGCAATTGAATCCTGCAGAGCCGAAGTCCTCAGACGAATGGAACCACTCGGTCATTAAACAACAGGATGGAAAAATAGAATTTATGCTCAATGGGATAGTCACCGCTAAACAAGACTTTACTACTGCCGACTGGAAAGCTGCCGTTGCCAATAGCAGTTTCAAGCATTTCCCGGAATTTGGTAAACAAATCAAAGGTCGTATTGCCTTGCAGGACTGGAACAAAGGAGTGGCCTTTAAAAATCTAAAAATAAGAAAGCTGGAAAAGACTGCCGCGCTGTAA
- a CDS encoding DeoR/GlpR family DNA-binding transcription regulator — MIREKRFEHIISSIKKAGAVTYSGMSMDLSVSEDTIRRDIDYLHENGLLSKVRGGAISRDKNPLSFQDRADFHATEKEIIALKVQPLLKSGMTVFMDGGTTVCAVAECLTANASLRVITNNIALVPLLGRFKNIEVIVLGGNYDRNTQTNLGAKTCEEAADFVVDLYLMGTCAISKDFGITAAIREDGAVKKAMLKGSKSVVVLSNSKKIGINEPFVVCELQRIHVLVTELPSDDSKLDELRFKNLKII; from the coding sequence ATGATCAGAGAAAAACGTTTTGAGCATATAATATCGAGTATTAAGAAGGCAGGTGCGGTTACTTATAGCGGAATGTCTATGGACTTATCCGTTTCTGAAGACACCATTCGCAGGGATATAGACTACCTCCATGAGAATGGTCTTTTGTCGAAAGTTAGGGGAGGAGCCATATCACGTGATAAAAATCCGCTTTCTTTTCAGGATCGCGCTGATTTTCATGCTACAGAAAAGGAGATCATCGCGTTGAAGGTTCAACCTTTACTGAAGTCAGGGATGACTGTATTTATGGATGGTGGGACCACGGTGTGTGCGGTTGCGGAATGTTTAACAGCGAATGCTTCATTGAGAGTGATTACAAATAATATCGCACTTGTTCCTTTGCTGGGTCGTTTTAAGAATATTGAGGTGATTGTACTTGGCGGAAATTACGACCGGAACACGCAAACCAATTTAGGGGCTAAAACTTGTGAGGAAGCGGCTGATTTTGTGGTTGATCTGTATTTGATGGGCACTTGCGCGATTTCCAAAGATTTCGGTATTACTGCTGCAATTAGAGAGGATGGGGCTGTGAAGAAGGCGATGCTGAAGGGTTCTAAATCGGTGGTAGTGCTCAGCAACAGCAAAAAAATCGGTATCAACGAACCTTTTGTGGTTTGTGAATTACAACGAATTCATGTGCTGGTTACTGAGCTTCCAAGTGATGATTCCAAGCTGGACGAGTTGCGTTTTAAAAACCTTAAGATTATTTAA
- a CDS encoding MFS transporter, whose translation MNNQEVINDAKKATQYIFLVCGFALSSWAPMVPIVKERLQLNDGNLGLLLLFFGAGAISMMPISGYLSKRYGTRIVILFSGIVAAIFLPVLLLMPNPWLMGAALFIFGGGIGVIDVAMNSHGIHVQNRYGRPIMSSLHGLFSVGGLCGALGLGLLMKAGLNPLTAAISIATLLLIILAWKFKSLFSKEQEIEEPAHHTNEEHQTKTAAGWFSTRIIFLGAACFAVFLSEGAMLDWSALFLKENRGIAAELAGVGYATFSIAMAAMRLLGDRIVERFSGKTVVVAGGLIAALGIFIAVSTPWIPTTLLGFVLLGIGAANIVPVFFSEGGKLKGIPASVAIPAISTMGYAGQLAGPALLGFIAYHFSLTIALTFTGVLLLSVALAYAIRKPSV comes from the coding sequence ATGAATAACCAAGAGGTCATCAATGATGCCAAAAAAGCAACACAATATATATTCCTGGTCTGCGGCTTTGCGCTTTCCAGCTGGGCACCCATGGTACCTATCGTAAAAGAGAGATTGCAGCTTAATGATGGCAATCTTGGCTTACTGCTCCTATTCTTTGGCGCTGGAGCAATTTCCATGATGCCTATCAGCGGATACCTTTCTAAACGTTATGGAACACGAATTGTCATTTTGTTTTCAGGAATAGTCGCTGCAATTTTCCTTCCCGTCTTATTACTGATGCCAAATCCATGGTTGATGGGAGCCGCCCTATTTATTTTTGGAGGAGGAATTGGAGTGATTGATGTAGCGATGAATTCCCATGGCATTCATGTGCAGAACCGATATGGACGCCCAATCATGTCCTCCCTTCATGGTCTTTTTAGTGTAGGTGGCTTATGCGGTGCCTTAGGATTAGGATTATTAATGAAAGCAGGGCTCAATCCACTAACTGCTGCAATTTCAATTGCTACACTCCTCTTGATCATCCTGGCCTGGAAATTTAAATCATTATTCTCTAAAGAGCAGGAAATTGAGGAACCGGCACACCACACCAATGAAGAACACCAAACGAAAACAGCAGCTGGCTGGTTCAGTACAAGAATAATCTTTCTCGGCGCTGCATGTTTTGCCGTCTTTCTTTCTGAAGGAGCAATGCTGGATTGGAGCGCGCTTTTCTTAAAAGAAAACAGAGGAATAGCAGCAGAACTTGCTGGAGTTGGATACGCCACTTTTTCAATTGCAATGGCAGCCATGCGTCTTTTGGGGGACCGCATTGTGGAGCGTTTTAGTGGAAAAACCGTCGTGGTTGCTGGTGGTCTTATCGCTGCCTTAGGAATATTCATTGCGGTATCAACGCCATGGATCCCAACCACACTGCTGGGATTTGTACTCTTAGGTATAGGCGCCGCAAACATCGTTCCCGTGTTTTTTAGTGAGGGAGGTAAACTTAAAGGGATCCCAGCATCAGTCGCCATTCCTGCCATCAGCACGATGGGCTATGCAGGTCAGCTCGCCGGACCAGCACTATTAGGATTTATTGCCTACCATTTTTCCCTGACCATTGCACTCACCTTCACAGGAGTATTGCTCTTAAGTGTTGCCCTGGCCTATGCCATCAGGAAACCCAGTGTATAA
- a CDS encoding gluconate 2-dehydrogenase subunit 3 family protein, with amino-acid sequence MKRREALKNVALLLGTAVSATTMSALFESCNTPAKLADQIQFSAEDKKLLADFADIIMPPTKDAGGAKMAGLGDFIPMMITDCYPENERSAFYKGLLEFREKAVQDYKKDFTAMSLAEQNSYLGKIREMLIGHINTTSESLKTFFVLGRDLTLLGYFSSEIGCTQARAYVQVPGRYDGSAPMKPGQKSWAT; translated from the coding sequence ATGAAAAGAAGAGAAGCATTGAAGAACGTTGCGCTCCTACTGGGTACTGCGGTTTCTGCAACTACGATGAGCGCGCTGTTCGAGAGTTGCAACACGCCAGCAAAATTGGCTGATCAGATTCAGTTTTCAGCTGAGGATAAAAAGTTGCTTGCAGATTTTGCGGATATCATCATGCCTCCTACAAAAGATGCTGGCGGCGCAAAAATGGCCGGACTTGGAGATTTTATTCCAATGATGATCACAGACTGCTACCCAGAGAATGAAAGATCAGCATTTTATAAAGGATTATTGGAATTCCGCGAGAAAGCAGTACAGGACTATAAAAAGGATTTTACAGCAATGAGCCTGGCTGAGCAAAACAGCTATCTCGGAAAGATCAGAGAAATGCTGATTGGCCATATCAACACCACTTCAGAATCCCTGAAAACATTTTTCGTACTCGGACGCGACCTGACACTACTCGGTTATTTCTCCTCTGAAATCGGCTGTACACAGGCAAGAGCCTATGTGCAGGTTCCGGGAAGATATGACGGTTCTGCCCCAATGAAACCAGGTCAAAAATCCTGGGCAACATAA
- a CDS encoding GMC oxidoreductase has protein sequence MNINTNLKAENTYDAIVVGSGISGGWAAKELTEKGLRVLMLERGENIEHIKDYDTAMKNPWEFEHAGRLTEEQKRTHPVQKRDYPYQEANAKWWVNDLECPYTEDKRFDWYRGYHVGGKSLMWGRQSYRFGEANFEDNAKDGYGADWPIRYNDLAPWYDYAEKFAGISGSKENWPLCPDGSFLPPMDLNIVEKTVKKRIEDKYNRERIMMIGRVANLTVPHKGRGNCQYRDLCSRGCPFGAYFSTQSSTLPAAVATNNLTLRPYSIVNHIIYDKDTKKAKGVMVIDAQTQETMEFYARIVFVNGSTLGSTFILLNSTSEAHPNGLGNGSGQLGHNLMDHHFRCGASGEAAGFENTYTYGRRANGIYIPRYQNVGKDKRDYLRGFGYQGGANRDNWQNDVAELSFGTDLKQKLTSPGNWSIGLSGFGEMLPYYENKVYIDHSKKDKWGQPVLAIDCEYKENEKKMRKDMINDAAEMLEASGMKNVRTFDDECYPGMAIHEMGTARMGKDPKTSVLNKWNQMHEVSNVFVTDGSCMPSIASQNPSLTFMALTARACDYAVKEMKNNNL, from the coding sequence ATGAATATAAATACAAATTTAAAGGCTGAAAATACTTACGATGCAATTGTAGTAGGCTCAGGGATTAGTGGCGGATGGGCTGCAAAAGAATTAACGGAGAAGGGACTTCGTGTGCTCATGCTCGAACGCGGGGAAAATATCGAGCACATTAAAGATTACGATACCGCTATGAAGAACCCCTGGGAGTTCGAACATGCAGGCAGACTAACCGAAGAGCAAAAAAGAACACATCCGGTACAAAAAAGAGACTATCCATATCAGGAAGCAAATGCAAAATGGTGGGTAAACGATCTAGAATGCCCTTATACAGAAGACAAAAGGTTTGATTGGTACAGAGGCTATCATGTTGGCGGAAAATCCCTGATGTGGGGCCGACAAAGTTACCGCTTTGGTGAAGCAAATTTTGAAGACAATGCCAAGGATGGATATGGGGCAGATTGGCCAATCCGATACAATGACCTCGCTCCATGGTATGACTATGCGGAAAAGTTCGCAGGAATCAGTGGATCAAAAGAGAACTGGCCGCTATGTCCTGATGGAAGTTTCTTGCCTCCAATGGACCTGAACATCGTAGAAAAAACGGTAAAAAAGAGAATAGAAGATAAATATAATAGGGAACGGATCATGATGATTGGCCGAGTGGCGAACCTGACTGTTCCACATAAAGGAAGAGGCAATTGCCAGTATCGTGACCTTTGCAGTCGTGGCTGCCCATTTGGTGCATATTTTAGTACCCAGTCTTCCACCCTGCCTGCTGCCGTTGCCACTAATAACCTGACTTTAAGGCCTTATTCGATTGTCAATCATATTATCTATGATAAAGACACTAAGAAAGCAAAAGGAGTGATGGTGATCGATGCACAAACGCAGGAAACTATGGAATTTTATGCAAGAATAGTTTTTGTAAATGGTTCAACCCTGGGCTCCACCTTTATCCTGCTCAACTCTACTTCTGAAGCCCATCCAAACGGTCTGGGAAATGGCAGCGGACAGCTTGGTCACAACCTGATGGACCATCATTTCAGATGCGGGGCCTCAGGAGAAGCAGCCGGATTTGAAAACACCTATACTTATGGACGCAGGGCAAACGGAATCTATATCCCCCGCTATCAAAATGTAGGTAAGGACAAGAGAGATTACTTGCGTGGATTTGGGTATCAGGGAGGAGCAAATCGGGACAATTGGCAAAATGATGTCGCAGAATTATCATTTGGAACAGACCTGAAGCAAAAATTAACCAGCCCCGGCAACTGGTCTATTGGTCTGAGTGGCTTTGGAGAGATGTTACCTTACTATGAAAACAAAGTATACATCGATCATTCCAAAAAAGACAAATGGGGACAGCCAGTATTGGCCATCGACTGCGAATACAAGGAGAACGAGAAAAAGATGCGCAAAGATATGATCAATGATGCAGCAGAAATGCTGGAGGCCTCAGGCATGAAAAACGTGCGTACCTTTGATGACGAGTGCTATCCAGGTATGGCTATCCATGAAATGGGAACAGCAAGAATGGGTAAGGACCCTAAAACTTCTGTGCTAAATAAATGGAACCAGATGCATGAGGTGAGCAATGTATTTGTAACCGATGGTTCCTGCATGCCATCTATCGCGAGCCAAAACCCTTCCTTAACATTTATGGCACTAACCGCCAGAGCATGTGATTATGCAGTGAAGGAAATGAAAAACAATAATTTATAA
- a CDS encoding sugar phosphate isomerase/epimerase family protein — MFKSQKNRLGVLLAGILLFTAALTANAQKKKDVGLQLYSLRELLPKDVKGTLQKVAQAGYTQVELYGFNIKNQFWGLKPIEIKKILEEYQLKPISGHFNMTPYFEDGNTAELKAAIDAAKILGLKYVTIPWIEPNRRNSAEDYKTIAKRLNYAGQLCKNAGLKLAYHNHDFEFIKYGNETGWDILLKNTDKKLVNFELDIYWVIRSGLQPSDLFKANPGRYVMWHIKDMDKADHTLNAEVGSGTIDYKAIFKQAKLSGMKYFFVEHESNYKPDMIGSITQSCNYIKEQILK; from the coding sequence ATGTTTAAATCACAGAAAAATCGATTAGGAGTACTGCTCGCTGGGATCCTGCTCTTCACAGCGGCATTGACCGCAAACGCTCAAAAGAAAAAAGATGTAGGCCTACAACTGTATTCTCTTCGTGAACTCCTGCCCAAAGATGTTAAGGGAACTTTGCAAAAGGTTGCACAAGCCGGCTACACTCAGGTGGAGCTTTATGGTTTTAATATCAAGAACCAGTTCTGGGGATTGAAACCAATAGAAATCAAAAAAATACTTGAAGAATACCAGCTCAAACCCATCAGTGGGCATTTTAATATGACGCCATACTTTGAGGATGGAAACACCGCTGAACTTAAAGCCGCAATTGATGCCGCTAAAATTCTAGGGCTAAAATATGTCACCATTCCATGGATAGAGCCAAATAGAAGAAATAGTGCCGAAGATTATAAAACCATCGCTAAAAGACTGAACTATGCAGGTCAGCTGTGCAAAAATGCCGGACTAAAACTGGCTTACCACAACCATGATTTTGAGTTTATCAAATACGGTAATGAAACTGGGTGGGATATCCTCCTGAAAAACACCGATAAAAAGCTAGTTAATTTTGAACTCGATATCTATTGGGTGATCCGTTCAGGCCTTCAGCCTTCCGATCTTTTTAAAGCCAATCCTGGCAGATATGTGATGTGGCATATTAAAGACATGGACAAAGCGGATCATACCTTAAATGCGGAAGTGGGTTCGGGAACTATCGATTACAAGGCTATTTTCAAACAGGCAAAGCTTTCCGGAATGAAATATTTTTTTGTAGAACACGAGTCGAATTATAAGCCGGATATGATCGGTTCCATCACTCAAAGCTGCAATTATATTAAAGAGCAGATTCTAAAATAA
- a CDS encoding basic secretory protein-like protein, with protein MAPLFCVLVAHSSCNKGTTSNHNTVDPITTTKEQDVTASGTITVSTENTSGANGKEGSSKLVDNITTTKFLTYSFDAASYMQLSFPKEQVIAAYTLTSGDDAQERDPRDWKITASNDGTNWVQLDTRQYEAFGFRTQTKRFNFKNTKGYKHYRLNVSGTSQNRTGANVLFQLAEWRLLEVPEKEQTVTPASATVETIKEGKYTLTYVDRNTDVLPSVKAGLIDAFKKNYGKSVDTYNPNALTSITFIMDPDYKGVAATYGGGVVRYDPAYFKANPLDLDVATHEMMHIVQAYSGGAPGWVTEGLADYERNRIGLSNATAKWSLPNYQAGQNYTDAYRITARFFVWLEIRNPGLMVKLNTAARTGTYNNGAFWQLETGKNVDQLWSDYTQNPAL; from the coding sequence ATGGCGCCCCTTTTTTGCGTGCTGGTTGCGCATTCTTCCTGTAATAAAGGAACGACATCAAATCATAACACCGTAGATCCAATCACAACAACTAAAGAGCAGGATGTGACGGCATCAGGTACAATTACGGTAAGCACTGAGAATACATCAGGTGCGAATGGAAAAGAAGGTTCTTCGAAGTTAGTAGACAATATCACTACGACGAAATTCCTGACTTATTCTTTTGATGCTGCTTCCTATATGCAGCTGTCTTTTCCAAAAGAACAAGTGATTGCTGCATATACGCTTACTTCTGGAGATGATGCTCAGGAAAGAGATCCCCGCGACTGGAAAATAACGGCGTCAAATGATGGCACAAACTGGGTTCAACTGGATACCAGACAATATGAAGCTTTTGGTTTTAGAACGCAGACGAAGCGTTTTAACTTTAAAAATACGAAAGGTTATAAGCATTACCGTTTGAATGTTAGCGGGACTTCGCAAAACAGAACAGGTGCAAACGTTTTGTTTCAACTTGCAGAGTGGCGCTTATTGGAGGTTCCAGAAAAAGAACAAACCGTAACTCCAGCATCAGCGACCGTAGAAACAATCAAAGAAGGTAAATATACGCTTACTTATGTAGACCGCAATACCGATGTCCTGCCATCGGTGAAAGCAGGACTGATTGATGCTTTCAAAAAGAACTATGGTAAATCCGTGGATACCTATAATCCAAATGCGTTGACCAGTATTACCTTTATTATGGATCCTGATTATAAAGGCGTTGCTGCAACCTATGGAGGTGGCGTAGTGCGTTATGACCCTGCTTATTTTAAAGCTAATCCTTTGGATTTAGATGTAGCCACTCATGAGATGATGCACATCGTGCAGGCTTATTCTGGTGGTGCACCAGGATGGGTTACTGAAGGTTTAGCAGATTATGAACGCAACCGTATTGGCCTCAGCAATGCTACTGCTAAATGGAGTTTGCCTAATTATCAAGCCGGACAAAACTATACGGATGCTTATAGAATCACTGCACGTTTCTTTGTTTGGCTGGAAATCAGAAACCCTGGACTCATGGTTAAATTGAATACCGCAGCACGCACAGGTACCTATAACAATGGTGCTTTCTGGCAATTAGAAACAGGTAAAAATGTAGATCAGCTCTGGAGCGATTACACACAAAATCCTGCTTTATAA